In the Candidatus Wallbacteria bacterium genome, GCTGGGCTGTGAGTTTGTCGATCAGGGCAAGTGTTCTCTCGAATTCTGCCCTGGATGCAGTGTAGCCGGTTCTGGCTGTCTGAAGTTCGGATTTTCCGGTGCGCATCGCTGCATAGGCTTCGGAGATGGCAGTACCTGATTTGGAAAGACTCTGCTCGAGTTCAGTAAAACAGAGCTGGGATGGGTCGAAGATCTCTGCTTTGAGGTCTTTGACGTTATTGCCCAGATTCCCGAACGATTCGTTGGAAGCTCTGAAAATCGGAAGCAGGGTGGTCATGTCTGCCTCGAATTCAGTCTGCAGCAGCCAGTTCTTGAAGAGCAGAGCTTCAATCTTGCGGTTGTTGCTCTGGATGATCTTTTTTTCCTTCTGCAGATTGCCGAGCAGGGCTCTGATCCTGGCGATCGTGTCAGTGCCGCCTCTGGTAGTCCCATTTTTCAAGATGATCGGGGCTTCTTTCACAACCGGGGCTTCAACTGCTTCCAGCAAGGGAGCGGTTTCGGTCGTGGAGATCGGAGCTATTTCGGGCAGTTTGGGATCTCTGGAGGTATTATGGATCTGGCATTTAATGTAAGGATTTTTGCGGTCCATCACGACAGTGTAGTCATGTCCGGCCGGGCAGGTCGGGAAGTTGCCTGACACATATTCCTTGAGCTTGTCAAGTGTCAGGGATGAGGCGTCATAGTCCAGCAGATACATTTCAATGGCGGATTCCAGGGCACGCATGTTGGCAACACAGGAGCGCAGCTGCATTTCATTGATCGTCTTCTGCTGTTCGGCGTTCTGGTCGGCGAAAGCGAGAGCGCAGACCATGATCAGCATCAGGGAAAGCATTTTCTTCATTCAACCTCCAGTTGGTTTGTTAACTTATTAAAATTATACTCACTGATGACGGAATGTCAAGAAATAGCGTTAACCCGGCCGTTTCAAGCAGGTTCCAAGCCTAATTTCCATCGCTTCAGGCATTAACCTGAACCATTTCGAAGATAGTCCTTAAATGATGAATTTTGCACCCTGATTAGACTTTCCATCCGACAAAATATAAAATTGTGGCTATGAAGGAATCTTTGACACTGATGACTTTCCGCTGCCAGGGTTGCCTCGGGCATTTCCCTGAGGCTGACAGCGTGTATTATGAGACTGTGCTGGAGCTTAAATCAGGGGCAGGCCAGATGGTTTTAGGGGAGACTTCAGCTGAAAGCACCGGGCAGCAGATCGATGAACTGCTGAAAGTCATCGAGAGTTCTGATCAGAAAAAGCTGGAAGAGGATGTTTACATGAAAAAACAGTTTTTCCTCTGCCGGGACTGCAGGCTTAAACTTCTACGGATGTTGAATTATCGTTGATAAAGGAAGCATTAACCAGCGTCTTCAGTGAACGTTGATAAATCGTTAACCGTGTTCATACAATCGCTTTTTTACTGAAAGAAGTTGGTAAGTTAGTAAGTTTGTATGTTGGTAGGCAGGGGAGTATCGTATAAAATACTGTTTACGACCTACTGGAACGCTAATAATCTTCTGGAGGATACATTGGACGAAAAAAAACTGCTGGAAAAGATTGCCAAAGCCAGGGAATTGATTATTTCGGAGGTTTCAAAGAACATCATCGGCCAGGAACGGATTGTTGAGCGGGTCATACTCTCACTTTTCTGCCAGGGCCACAGCCTGCTGGAAGGCGTACCCGGCCTTGCCAAAACCCTGCTCGTGAAATCCATCGCCCAGTCCCTGGACCTGAAATTCGGCCGGATCCAGTTCACTCCTGACCTGATGCCTTCCGACATTACTGGCAGTGAAATCATTGAGGAAAACGAGAACGGTAAAAAGGAGTTCCGCTTCCATCAGGGTCCGGTTTTTGCGAATGTGGTGCTGGCGGACGAGATCAACCGCACTCCGCCAAAAACCCAGGCTGCACTTCTGGAAGCCATGCAGGAGCGCACCATCACAATCAACGGCAAGGCATATCAGATGGAAGAGCCGTTTCTGGTGCTGGCCACCCAGAATCCGATCGAGCAGGAAGGCACCTATCCGCTGCCTGAAGCCCAGCTTGACCGTTTCCAATTCTACCTCAAGGTGAACTATCCGACCCTGACTGAAGAAGAGGAAATCGTGAAGAAGATGACTTCGCTGGGGATCCAGGAACTGAAGCCAGTACTCAAATCCAAGGAGATCGTAGAAATACAGAAACTGATCTATAAAGTCCCGGTGGCTGATGAGGTGGTTTCATACGCGGTGAGGCTTGCCAGAGCCACCAGGCCGCAGGGAGATGATGTGCTGCCGCAGGCCAAGAAATGGATTGAATTCGGAGTCAGCCCGCGGGCAGTGCAATGGCTGGTGTTTTCAGCCAAGGCTCAGGCCCTGCTGCTCGGCAAGCCGGCACCGGGATTCGCTGAAATCAGAGAACTGGTCCCGGATGTGTTCAGGCATCGCCTGGTGCTGAACTTTCAGGCCGAGGCTGAAGGGATAACCCCGGATTATCTTCTGTCGCTGCTGCTTTCCGAAATCAAATGAAGCTCTTCAATCCCGAACTCTTCTCCGAGATTTCGAGACTCGAACTTTTTTCCAGAAAAATCGTGGACGGTTTTCTCTGCGGCTTCCATCAGAGCAGTTTCCGCGGTTATAATGTGGAGTTCGCGGATCACAAGTCCTACGAATGGGGAGACGACCTGAAAACGATCGACTGGAAGCTTTACGGTCGAACAGACAGACTCTATGTCAAGCGTTTCCATGAAGAGACGAACATGCGTGCTTTCATTCTGCTGGACAGCAGCGCTTCCATGCGGTTCGGGCAGATCTCCAAATGGCATTATGCGAATTTCCTCTCTGCTGCCCTTTCCTTTCTGATGTTGAAGCAAAAGGATTCTGTCGGGATCTGGCTGTTCAACGAAGGGTTGAAGCAGCTTCTTCCTCCCAGAAACCGGCAGTCACACTTTTCCAACATTTGCAGCTTCCTGGAAAGTAAGGAACCAGGTAGCGGGACCTTTTTCGGGGAAAGCATCCAGAATTTGGCCAGAAATCTCAAAAAACGGTCCCTGATCATCCTGGTTTCAGACCTGCTGGGAGATGAAGAACAGATTTTCTCCACCCTGAAATATCTAAGCCATAAAAAGCACGAGGTGATAGTCTTTCACGTGATGGCGCATGAGGAAGTAGAGTTGCCTTATCAGGGTTATTATTCCCTGGTAGACTCAGAAAAACCTGACTGCCTGGATCTGGATATCGACTGGTGGAAAAAACTCTATCAGGAGAATCTCGCGAAATTCAGAGATAAAATGCTGCAGTTCTTCATCGGAGCAGGCATCGATTATGTATTTGTTTCCACGAAGACCCCTGTTGAAATGGCATTGTTCGAATTTCTGAAGAAGCGGAGGCGCGGGAGGGGTCACCTTGTCCTTTGAGTATTCTGCATTTCTGGCTGGATTCCTGTCCGTTGCCGTACCCCTGATCCTGCACCTCTGGCCGAGGATCAAGCCGAAAATCCTGGAATTTTCCAGCCTGAGATTTTTCCGCGCGAGTTTCATCAGATTGAGACGCAGGCTGCTTTTTTACAATATATTGAAGTTGATTCTCAGAGCTGCCTTTCTCTCCCTACTGGCGATGGCTTTCGCCGGCCCATATCTCGCTGAATTGAAACAGAATAAAAAGATCGAAGACACTGGAATGCTCACTTCATTTAAACTCAAACCGGAAATACCGTTTGCCCATCTGCCTGTAGAACTCTGTTTCGATTTTTCAAATCATCCTCCCCTGGAAATCAGCCTTTTCATAAACCACAGGGACAGATTGAAACAGTCTCTGGCGAAGTCCCAGAATCAGGCGGTTTTTTCCTACACTTTTGACACTTCCGGGGATGTTCCTTTAGAGATCAGTGTGTCAGGGAGAGGACTGGAGCAAGAATATCTGTCGAGGATTCATGTTTCCGCTCAGAAAAACATCCTGCTTCTGACCGGAAACGATGGAGCTCTTGAGCAGGCGTTCGGTTCGTTCTGCGAGAGCCTGGGAGAAAATCTGGCAGTGGTGTCCAGGGGTAAGATCGACCTGCTGGAGCGGGGAAGCCTGGCGGGTTACGACATGGTGATCCTGACTTGTGCAGATCAGATTGAGATGAGCTATTACAGGCTGCTGGAACAGTATCTGAGCGAAGGGGGAGTAGTCTGGCTTTTCTTTTCCAAGGACGCTTCTGTGGATTATCTCAATAAGATGCTTTTCAATTTCAATGAAAATTTTCACGGTTTCCTGCCTGGGGAAATTACCGGTATTGCAGAAGAAGAGAAATCACCAGCTTCTGTTTCTTATTCTGATCTGTTGAATCAGAACAGGGAAATGCTCACAAACCTTGTGTTTTACAAAAGATTCAGCATAAAACCTGAACCTTCCGCGAATCCCCTGCTTCTGACCGGGGAACAGGAGATGCTGGTCGGTGAAAAGAAGTTCGGCAAAGGGGAAGTGGTCACTTTTCTGTTTCCATTTGACCCTGATTCCACCAATCTCTGGCGGACCCAAACTATCACGCCATTTTTTATAGACCTGTTTCTGCATTCCTTTCCGGCCTGCAGCTGTCCGCTGGAAGCCAGGCAGGAGAAGAAGGAAGCAGATGTGACGATTCCCAGGTTGAACCTTTCTCTGCCTTTTTTGTATCTGGCACTGCTTTTTTTCCTGCTCGAAGGATTTTTCGGCAGGGCAAAAGTCTGAAACAATTTCTGTCGATAGGAGTTATTAGTTTCAGATATCTTGTATATTTTTGACATTTCTGAGCAATGTTTAGGCAGGAAGGTTTGGATGCTGGAACAGATTGAATTCGATCTCGGAAGTGAAGTCTCTGAAGTCAGAAGATCTGCCTTGAGATCCCTGATCCAGGTCAAGGATGTTGACAATCGAGATCGGGTTAAACTCCTGAAAGAAGTCACGATCAACGAACAGGACCCGGAATTGAGGGCTCTGGCTCGGAAGTATCTGGATATTTTCTCAGCTGAAATGGAACTGACAGTCATGCCGCCCGCTGAGATACTCAAAGAAGAATTGAAAGAGGACGATGATATTCTTTCTACAGGGACTGCACAGGAAAAAATTAATTTTCTGAAACAGGTAGGAGCCGGAAGCAGACGGATTCAGTCCTGGAGATTGCTGAAAAATTTAGAAAACGAACAGGATGTTTACATACTGGCGACCTTGATCAGCGCGCTGGGAAAAGTCGGTGAGAAAAAAGACGCCCCAAGCCTGATCCGGTTTTTGAAACACACTGATTCCAGAGTGCGCGCCAATACAGTGGATTCTCTCACCATTCTCCAGGATGAAGAGAGCTATCAACACGTGGTTCCCCTCCTCTCCGACCCTGATGCCAGGGTCAAGGCTAATGCTGCCAGGCTGCTGACTGGAACCGGTCTTGAGAAAGCCATTGAGATTTTCCGGCTCATGATCCAGTCCGGCAAAGTGCACGAGATCGAATCCGCAATTTTCTCTCTCAGGCAGATCAATGCACCGCTCGCCGAGGAATTGCTTCAGGAAGCTGAATCTCAGCTGCTTGAAAATATGAAATCCAACGATTTCTTCGAATTCGATTTCAGCGAACTGTCCGGTAAGACTGATAAAGGTGAGGATTTTGAGCCGATCATCCCTTTGAATGAGCCACCGGTCTGCCCGAAATGCGGAGTGAAGAATCTGATCGACGCTTCTTTCTGCTATAAATGCGGAACTCCCATCAAAACCTGATCGCTTTTCCAATCTGTGGACATTTTTACTGATTCTCTGTAAAATTAATTCCGCTGAACTGAATTACACTTCACTTGGAGGTTATCATGATAAAGTGCCCCGGCTGCAGCAAGTTTCTACGCGACGGTCTGGAGAGCTGTCCTGCCTGCGGAACTGAACTTCCCAGAAAAGAAGCTCCCAAAGCGGCACCTGCT is a window encoding:
- a CDS encoding BatA domain-containing protein, producing the protein MSFEYSAFLAGFLSVAVPLILHLWPRIKPKILEFSSLRFFRASFIRLRRRLLFYNILKLILRAAFLSLLAMAFAGPYLAELKQNKKIEDTGMLTSFKLKPEIPFAHLPVELCFDFSNHPPLEISLFINHRDRLKQSLAKSQNQAVFSYTFDTSGDVPLEISVSGRGLEQEYLSRIHVSAQKNILLLTGNDGALEQAFGSFCESLGENLAVVSRGKIDLLERGSLAGYDMVILTCADQIEMSYYRLLEQYLSEGGVVWLFFSKDASVDYLNKMLFNFNENFHGFLPGEITGIAEEEKSPASVSYSDLLNQNREMLTNLVFYKRFSIKPEPSANPLLLTGEQEMLVGEKKFGKGEVVTFLFPFDPDSTNLWRTQTITPFFIDLFLHSFPACSCPLEARQEKKEADVTIPRLNLSLPFLYLALLFFLLEGFFGRAKV
- a CDS encoding DUF58 domain-containing protein, yielding MKLFNPELFSEISRLELFSRKIVDGFLCGFHQSSFRGYNVEFADHKSYEWGDDLKTIDWKLYGRTDRLYVKRFHEETNMRAFILLDSSASMRFGQISKWHYANFLSAALSFLMLKQKDSVGIWLFNEGLKQLLPPRNRQSHFSNICSFLESKEPGSGTFFGESIQNLARNLKKRSLIILVSDLLGDEEQIFSTLKYLSHKKHEVIVFHVMAHEEVELPYQGYYSLVDSEKPDCLDLDIDWWKKLYQENLAKFRDKMLQFFIGAGIDYVFVSTKTPVEMALFEFLKKRRRGRGHLVL
- a CDS encoding HEAT repeat domain-containing protein → MLEQIEFDLGSEVSEVRRSALRSLIQVKDVDNRDRVKLLKEVTINEQDPELRALARKYLDIFSAEMELTVMPPAEILKEELKEDDDILSTGTAQEKINFLKQVGAGSRRIQSWRLLKNLENEQDVYILATLISALGKVGEKKDAPSLIRFLKHTDSRVRANTVDSLTILQDEESYQHVVPLLSDPDARVKANAARLLTGTGLEKAIEIFRLMIQSGKVHEIESAIFSLRQINAPLAEELLQEAESQLLENMKSNDFFEFDFSELSGKTDKGEDFEPIIPLNEPPVCPKCGVKNLIDASFCYKCGTPIKT
- a CDS encoding MoxR family ATPase is translated as MDEKKLLEKIAKARELIISEVSKNIIGQERIVERVILSLFCQGHSLLEGVPGLAKTLLVKSIAQSLDLKFGRIQFTPDLMPSDITGSEIIEENENGKKEFRFHQGPVFANVVLADEINRTPPKTQAALLEAMQERTITINGKAYQMEEPFLVLATQNPIEQEGTYPLPEAQLDRFQFYLKVNYPTLTEEEEIVKKMTSLGIQELKPVLKSKEIVEIQKLIYKVPVADEVVSYAVRLARATRPQGDDVLPQAKKWIEFGVSPRAVQWLVFSAKAQALLLGKPAPGFAEIRELVPDVFRHRLVLNFQAEAEGITPDYLLSLLLSEIK